A single region of the Gephyromycinifex aptenodytis genome encodes:
- a CDS encoding DUF58 domain-containing protein, with product MALTGRAVLLVLLGLIPAVIAPNALTVRLWIVACVALIGIDVFWAPRPQRVRLERTPTPPLRRGQTGQSTLLLTNETGRRLRGTLRDAWQPSSGASGERHRLDVARGSSVELTTTLRPTRRGDRLTDLVTMRLTGPLGLAARQASLACPGAVRVLPEFASQQHLPRFLAQLRELDGRSAVRTRGQGTEFDSLRDYVPGDDVRSIDWRATARRTAVVVRTWQPERDRHIVIVLDTSRTSAGRIADVPRLDAAMDAALLLTALATRAGDRVDLLAGDRELRAEVSGARSSDRLHHSIEAMATLEPALVEANWSRLFAAVAERSRGRALVVLLTPIEPASVSESLLPALSVLARRHQIIVASVQDPGLQAMTELAETAPVQPADVYDAAAATQARNARTRTAEVLAKLGVHVVDSPPQQLPLDLCEHYLALKARGAL from the coding sequence GTGGCGCTGACCGGCCGCGCCGTCCTGCTCGTCCTGCTCGGGCTCATCCCGGCGGTGATCGCGCCAAACGCTCTCACGGTGCGGCTGTGGATCGTGGCCTGTGTCGCCTTGATCGGTATCGACGTGTTCTGGGCACCCCGCCCGCAGCGGGTGCGCCTGGAACGCACACCGACTCCCCCGCTACGCCGCGGGCAGACCGGCCAGAGCACGCTGCTGCTGACGAACGAAACCGGACGGCGTCTGCGGGGAACGCTGCGAGACGCCTGGCAGCCCTCCAGCGGAGCCAGTGGTGAGCGACACCGGTTGGATGTGGCGCGCGGCAGCAGCGTCGAACTCACCACGACGTTGCGGCCCACCCGCCGCGGCGACCGTCTCACCGACCTGGTCACCATGCGCCTCACCGGCCCGTTGGGGTTGGCCGCCCGACAGGCATCCCTGGCCTGCCCAGGTGCCGTGCGGGTGCTGCCGGAGTTCGCCTCCCAACAGCACCTGCCGCGTTTCCTCGCTCAACTGCGCGAACTCGACGGACGCTCCGCGGTGCGCACCCGCGGCCAAGGCACCGAGTTCGACTCACTGCGCGACTACGTCCCCGGTGATGACGTGCGCAGCATCGACTGGCGCGCCACGGCCCGACGCACCGCCGTGGTGGTGCGCACCTGGCAGCCCGAACGCGACCGTCACATCGTCATCGTCCTGGACACCTCGCGCACCAGCGCCGGACGCATCGCGGATGTACCTCGCCTGGACGCGGCGATGGACGCCGCCCTGCTGCTCACCGCGCTGGCTACCCGGGCCGGAGATCGTGTCGATCTTCTCGCCGGTGATCGCGAACTGCGGGCCGAGGTCAGCGGCGCCCGCTCATCGGACCGGTTGCACCACAGCATCGAGGCGATGGCGACGCTGGAACCTGCTCTGGTCGAAGCGAACTGGTCTCGTCTGTTCGCTGCGGTCGCTGAGCGATCACGTGGCCGGGCGCTCGTCGTCCTGCTCACCCCCATCGAGCCGGCATCGGTGAGCGAAAGCCTGCTGCCCGCACTGAGCGTGCTGGCCCGCCGCCACCAGATCATCGTGGCCTCCGTGCAAGACCCCGGCCTGCAGGCGATGACCGAACTCGCTGAGACCGCTCCGGTCCAGCCTGCCGACGTGTACGACGCCGCCGCGGCAACCCAGGCACGCAATGCCCGCACCCGAACCGCCGAGGTGCTCGCCAAACTGGGCGTGCACGTCGTGGACTCTCCCCCGCAGCAGTTGCCGCTGGACCTGTGCGAGCACTACCTCGCGCTCAAGGCACGCGGCGCGTTGTGA
- a CDS encoding AAA family ATPase yields MSNHLGPDSGPTGPGEPQPEGARLALENVRAEVGKAVVGQQAAVSGLLIGLLARGHVLLEGVPGVAKTLLVRSLAAALSIETARVQFTPDLMPGDITGSLVYDQRRSEFFFRKGPVFTNLLLADEINRTPPKTQAALLEAMEERQVSIDGQPHALPSPFLVAATQNPVEYEGTYPLPEAQLDRFLLKLTLELPPREDEIEIVRRHAAGFDPRDLAGAGVRAVAGPQDLQTAIAEVAKVSIDPEVAAYVVDIARATRSLPSVELGVSPRGATALLATSRAWAWLNGRNFVTPDDVKALAQPTLAHRLALRTEAELDGLSANSALASAISSVAVPR; encoded by the coding sequence ATGAGCAACCACCTAGGACCCGATTCCGGCCCGACCGGTCCCGGTGAACCTCAGCCGGAGGGTGCCCGCCTGGCGCTGGAGAACGTCCGGGCCGAGGTCGGTAAGGCGGTCGTGGGCCAGCAGGCCGCTGTCTCAGGTCTGCTCATCGGCTTGCTCGCCCGTGGGCATGTACTCCTGGAAGGGGTTCCCGGGGTCGCCAAGACGCTCCTGGTCCGCTCCCTGGCAGCGGCTCTGTCGATCGAGACGGCCCGAGTGCAGTTCACCCCGGACCTCATGCCGGGCGACATCACGGGTTCGCTCGTCTACGACCAGCGGCGATCCGAGTTCTTCTTCCGCAAAGGCCCGGTTTTCACCAACCTGCTCCTGGCGGATGAGATCAACCGCACTCCCCCCAAGACCCAAGCCGCCCTGTTGGAGGCGATGGAGGAGCGGCAGGTTTCCATCGACGGCCAACCGCATGCGCTGCCCTCGCCCTTCCTGGTGGCCGCCACCCAGAACCCGGTGGAGTACGAAGGCACCTACCCCTTGCCGGAGGCCCAACTCGACCGGTTCCTGCTCAAACTCACCCTTGAGCTGCCGCCGCGCGAGGACGAAATCGAGATCGTTCGGCGCCACGCTGCCGGTTTCGACCCCCGCGACCTGGCCGGCGCCGGTGTGCGGGCCGTCGCCGGTCCGCAGGACCTACAAACGGCCATCGCAGAAGTCGCAAAGGTGAGCATCGATCCCGAAGTCGCCGCGTATGTCGTCGACATCGCGCGCGCCACCCGATCTCTGCCCTCAGTCGAACTCGGGGTCAGCCCGCGCGGGGCGACCGCGCTGCTGGCCACCAGCCGGGCCTGGGCCTGGCTCAACGGCCGCAACTTCGTCACCCCGGACGATGTCAAAGCCCTCGCCCAACCGACGCTGGCGCACAGGCTGGCGCTGCGCACCGAAGCCGAACTCGACGGGCTCAGCGCCAACTCGGCTCTGGCCAGCGCCATCTCCTCGGTGGCCGTGCCCCGATGA
- a CDS encoding DUF4350 domain-containing protein yields the protein MSQAAAVSTRSRRIGAGWILIASLAALVLVLSALLLSPPAEPLSPQGTDSTGARALVRVLAEQQGVDVVTVATAEELRRLSIGPETTLFLPRAEVVSTSYAAALAESAGKAGRLVLVAARQPVLDRLGIPARERNAATLTAAAQCQADDVHPGDEVDAAEIAYEVGAETRATTCLASTGLFEEGGEPSAYVYVALPAAQGRPETVLFGSQRALTNRSIANKAHAGIALRMLSHTDRVVWVTPDPDDESGPLATSTPIPPWFFPCVAILGAALLTLCLWRGRRLGRLVREPLPVIVHAIETTAARGRLYQAAGEPAAALKLLQDDAVQDLRRALHLHPGADRVRVANAVADRLSRDPEEIRSLLTPHDTLDEADLVERASQLRRLRREVHE from the coding sequence AGCGCGTTGTTGCTCTCCCCGCCCGCAGAGCCCCTCTCGCCGCAGGGAACAGATTCCACCGGCGCCCGGGCGTTGGTCCGCGTGCTGGCCGAGCAGCAAGGGGTCGACGTGGTCACCGTCGCCACCGCCGAAGAGCTGCGCCGGCTCTCGATCGGCCCCGAAACCACTCTGTTCCTGCCGCGAGCTGAAGTGGTTTCCACCTCCTACGCTGCGGCGCTGGCGGAATCGGCCGGTAAGGCCGGCAGACTCGTCCTGGTCGCGGCCAGGCAGCCCGTCTTAGACCGGTTGGGCATCCCCGCCCGAGAACGCAACGCTGCGACCCTCACCGCCGCCGCGCAGTGCCAGGCCGACGACGTCCACCCCGGCGACGAAGTGGACGCGGCGGAAATCGCCTATGAGGTCGGTGCTGAGACCAGGGCGACAACCTGCCTAGCCTCGACGGGACTGTTCGAGGAGGGCGGGGAACCATCCGCCTACGTCTACGTGGCACTGCCCGCCGCACAGGGGCGTCCGGAAACCGTCCTCTTCGGTTCCCAGCGCGCCCTGACGAACCGTTCGATCGCCAACAAAGCCCACGCCGGTATCGCGCTGCGCATGCTCAGCCACACCGATCGAGTCGTATGGGTGACGCCCGACCCAGACGATGAATCCGGGCCGCTGGCCACCAGCACCCCGATCCCGCCGTGGTTCTTCCCCTGCGTGGCCATCCTCGGCGCCGCCCTGCTCACCCTGTGTCTGTGGCGCGGACGGCGATTGGGGCGACTTGTCAGGGAACCGCTGCCGGTGATCGTGCACGCCATCGAGACCACAGCGGCGCGCGGGCGGCTCTACCAGGCGGCAGGCGAACCTGCCGCGGCTTTGAAGCTGCTGCAAGACGATGCGGTGCAGGACCTGCGGCGCGCCTTGCACCTGCATCCCGGAGCGGACCGCGTCCGGGTCGCGAATGCCGTCGCGGATCGACTCTCCCGAGATCCCGAGGAGATTCGAAGCCTGCTCACCCCGCATGACACCCTCGACGAGGCTGACCTCGTCGAACGGGCCAGCCAACTCCGCCGTCTACGTCGCGAGGTACACGAATGA